In a single window of the Lagenorhynchus albirostris chromosome 19, mLagAlb1.1, whole genome shotgun sequence genome:
- the NOSIP gene encoding nitric oxide synthase-interacting protein translates to MTRHGKNCTAGAVYTYHEKKKDTAASGYGTQNIRLSRDAVKDFDCCCLSLQPCHDPVVTPDGYLYEREAILEYILHQKKEIARQMKAYEKQRGARREEQKGLRRAAAQDQVRGFLEKEAAIVSRPLNPFTPKAASGDCPDDARPGSSAGPTGKDKDKALPSFWIPSLTPEAKATKLEKPSRIVTCPMSGKPLRMSDLTPVRFTPLDSSVDRVGLITRSERYVCAVTRDSLSNATPCAVLRPSGAVVTVECVEKLIRKDMVDPVTGEKLTDRDIIVLQRGGTGFAGSGVKLQAEKSRPVMQA, encoded by the exons ATGACGCGCCACGGCAAGAACTGCACGGCGGGGGCCGTCTACACCTACCATGAGAAGAAGAAGGACACAG CGGCCTCAGGCTACGGCACCCAGAACATTCGACTGAGCCGGGATGCCGTCAAGGACTTCGATTGCTGCTGCCTCTCTCTGCAGCCGTGCCACGACCCTGTTGTTAC CCCCGATGGCTACCTGTATGAGCGGGAGGCAATCCTAGAGTACATTTTGCACCAGAAGAAGGAGATCGCCCGGCAGATGAAG GCCTACGAGAAGCAGCGGGGCGCCCGGCGTGAGGAGCAGAAGGGGCTGCGGCGGGCGGCCGCGCAGGACCAGGTGcggggcttcctggagaaggaggcGGCCATCGTGAGCCGGCCCCTCAACCCCTTCACGCCCAAGGCCGCCTCCGGGGACTGCCCAG ATGATGCCCGACCCGGGTCCAGTGCGGGCCCCACAGGCAAGGACAAGGACAAAGCGCTGCCCAGCTTCTGGATCCCATCGCTGACCCCCGAGGCCAAGGCCACCAAGCTGGAGAAGCCG TCGCGCATTGTGACCTGCCCCATGTCCGGGAAGCCGCTGCGCATGTCCGACCTGACGCCCGTGCGCTTCACGCCGCTCGACAGCTCCGTGGACCGTGTGGGGCTCATCACGCGCAGCGAGCGCTACGTGTGTGCCGTGACCCGCGACAGCCTGAGCAACGCCACACCGTGCGCCGTCCTGCGGCCCTC TGGGGCCGTGGTCACCGTGGAGTGCGTGGAGAAGCTGATTCGCAAGGACATGGTGGACCCCGTGACCGGCGAGAAGCTCACGGACCGCGACATCATCGTGCTGCAGCGA gGCGGCACGGGCTTCGCGGGCTCCGGAGTGAAGCTGCAGGCCGAGAAGTCCCGGCCGGTGATGCAGGCCTGA